The following proteins are co-located in the Acidimicrobiia bacterium genome:
- a CDS encoding Re/Si-specific NAD(P)(+) transhydrogenase subunit alpha, translating to MIIGIPKTTGAGEHRVSMTPDVVARLTKENHEVVVESGAGTAAGFVDDSYVAVGASIGDAARAWSADVVCCVEYPSDQGLANLRSGAVLLGMLQPLDAPTRLTALAETGVTSMAFEIVPRTTRAQSMDVLSSQATVAGYQAVLLAAEKLDKFFPMLTTAAGTIAPAKVLILGAGVAGLMSIATARRLGAVVSAFDVRAEAAEQVESLGARFVSIDMEQQDSSATGGYAKEVAEDTQAKILAGLAKPVAEADVVISTAQIPGRPAPLLITRQMVEAMRPGAIVVDLAAPTGGNCELTQAGTTVVHSNVSIIGPTNLPSMAAGDASRMYGRNALALMKLFLSEDGVDVNFEDDIIEGSVVTHGGAVVHPRVKALLDGGGN from the coding sequence ATGATTATTGGCATACCCAAGACCACAGGGGCCGGTGAGCATCGGGTTTCTATGACACCCGATGTGGTCGCCCGCCTCACGAAAGAAAACCACGAGGTAGTTGTGGAATCCGGAGCCGGTACGGCTGCCGGATTCGTCGACGATTCCTACGTGGCCGTAGGAGCATCGATCGGTGACGCCGCCCGGGCCTGGTCGGCGGACGTCGTGTGTTGCGTGGAGTATCCGTCAGATCAAGGGCTGGCAAACCTGAGGTCGGGTGCGGTGCTGCTCGGAATGCTCCAACCCCTCGACGCACCGACCCGTCTGACCGCCCTCGCCGAAACGGGGGTTACCTCGATGGCGTTCGAAATCGTGCCCCGCACGACGAGAGCGCAATCGATGGACGTTCTGTCCTCGCAGGCGACGGTTGCCGGCTACCAGGCGGTCCTCCTGGCTGCGGAGAAACTGGACAAGTTCTTCCCGATGCTGACCACCGCAGCCGGAACCATCGCTCCTGCGAAGGTGCTCATCCTGGGTGCAGGGGTGGCAGGGCTCATGTCCATTGCCACCGCACGGAGACTCGGAGCCGTCGTCTCGGCATTCGATGTCAGAGCAGAGGCGGCCGAGCAGGTCGAGTCCCTCGGCGCCAGGTTCGTCAGCATCGACATGGAACAGCAGGACTCTTCTGCCACCGGCGGCTACGCCAAGGAGGTCGCCGAAGACACTCAGGCGAAGATCCTCGCCGGACTGGCCAAGCCGGTTGCTGAAGCCGATGTCGTGATCTCGACCGCGCAGATTCCCGGACGACCGGCGCCTCTGCTGATTACCCGGCAGATGGTCGAGGCAATGCGCCCCGGCGCAATCGTCGTCGATCTGGCTGCACCGACGGGAGGCAACTGCGAGTTGACTCAAGCCGGCACCACGGTCGTCCATTCGAACGTCTCGATCATCGGACCGACGAACCTGCCGAGCATGGCCGCCGGCGATGCTTCGAGGATGTACGGGCGCAACGCCCTGGCGCTCATGAAACTGTTCCTGAGCGAAGACGGAGTGGACGTCAATTTCGAAGATGACATCATCGAAGGATCGGTCGTAACACATGGTGGGGCGGTGGTGCACCCCCGTGTGAAAGCTCTACTGGACGGAGGAGGTAACTGA
- a CDS encoding NAD(P) transhydrogenase subunit alpha produces the protein MMELVISITVFVLAAFVGFEVITKVPPTLHTPLMSGSNAISGVTIIGALIVAGEAESNLGEVLAFLAVTMAMINVIGGFMVTDRMLEMFKKKER, from the coding sequence CTGATGGAACTAGTGATCTCTATCACCGTGTTCGTCCTCGCCGCCTTCGTCGGCTTCGAGGTCATCACGAAGGTGCCGCCGACGCTGCACACCCCGCTGATGTCGGGGTCGAATGCGATCTCCGGCGTCACGATCATCGGCGCATTGATCGTCGCCGGAGAGGCCGAGAGCAACCTGGGTGAGGTACTCGCGTTTCTGGCGGTGACTATGGCCATGATCAACGTGATCGGCGGCTTCATGGTCACCGATCGCATGCTCGAGATGTTCAAGAAGAAGGAGCGCTGA